A region of Stigmatella erecta DNA encodes the following proteins:
- a CDS encoding DUF72 domain-containing protein: MVRFGPAGWTYKDWEGRVYPKPRPKAFQPLEAMASLFDVVEINTSFYRPISPHHAHVWLERTEANPHFRFTAKLWRRFTHERAAPWTAEEVRWARVGLTVLQEAGRLGAVLVQFPWSFRNTPESRDWVDGLAGAFEGLPLVLEVRHASWNEPSYDAELVERGLGFVNIDQPLFKDSLGPSARATAAVGYVRVHGRNHRDWFRQGAAPIERYDYLYSAGELAPWAERTKALAQHPRVRDVYVITNNHARGQGVVNALMLQAMVTGQQVRAPEGLLREYPGALGPYVRQGPAQEAPGP, encoded by the coding sequence ATGGTCCGGTTTGGCCCCGCGGGGTGGACATATAAGGACTGGGAGGGGCGCGTGTACCCCAAGCCCCGGCCCAAGGCCTTCCAGCCCCTGGAGGCCATGGCCTCGCTGTTCGATGTGGTTGAAATCAATACCTCCTTCTACCGGCCCATCAGCCCTCACCACGCCCACGTGTGGCTGGAACGCACGGAGGCCAATCCCCACTTCCGCTTCACCGCGAAACTCTGGCGGCGCTTCACCCACGAGCGCGCCGCGCCCTGGACGGCGGAGGAGGTGCGGTGGGCGCGTGTAGGCCTCACGGTGCTGCAGGAGGCGGGGCGGCTGGGGGCGGTGCTGGTGCAGTTCCCCTGGTCCTTCCGCAACACCCCGGAGAGCCGGGACTGGGTGGACGGGCTCGCCGGCGCGTTCGAGGGGCTGCCGCTGGTGCTGGAGGTGCGGCACGCCTCGTGGAACGAGCCCTCGTACGACGCGGAGCTGGTGGAGCGGGGGCTGGGCTTCGTGAACATCGACCAGCCGCTGTTCAAGGACTCGCTGGGCCCCAGCGCCCGGGCCACCGCGGCGGTGGGCTACGTGCGCGTGCACGGGCGCAACCACCGGGACTGGTTCCGGCAGGGCGCGGCGCCCATCGAGCGCTACGACTACCTCTACTCGGCCGGGGAGCTGGCCCCCTGGGCCGAGCGCACGAAGGCGCTCGCCCAGCACCCGCGCGTGCGGGACGTGTACGTCATCACCAACAACCACGCCCGGGGCCAGGGCGTGGTGAACGCCCTGATGCTCCAGGCGATGGTGACGGGCCAGCAGGTGCGTGCCCCGGAGGGGCTGCTGCGCGAGTACCCCGGGGCGCTGGGGCCCTACGTGCGGCAGGGCCCCGCGCAGGAGGCCCCCGGGCCGTGA
- a CDS encoding pyridoxamine 5'-phosphate oxidase family protein encodes MANKTEQDVVAHLGELIQGIKVAMMTTVEEDGSLRSRPMWTQNRPFDGKLWFFTREHSAKVDEVEHDHHVSLAYSEPSKSRFVSVSGRCQLVTDKAMAAQLWDPTLKAWFPDGLEDPELSLLCITVEKAEYWDTPNSRMVQLIGFVKATLTGDTYKPGDHQKVDVAGSSTPSMH; translated from the coding sequence ATGGCCAACAAGACAGAGCAGGACGTGGTCGCGCACCTGGGGGAGCTGATCCAAGGCATCAAGGTCGCGATGATGACGACGGTGGAGGAGGACGGCAGCTTGCGCTCGCGGCCCATGTGGACCCAGAACCGTCCCTTCGACGGCAAGCTGTGGTTCTTCACCCGCGAGCACTCGGCCAAGGTGGACGAGGTGGAGCACGACCACCACGTGAGCCTGGCGTACTCGGAGCCCTCCAAGTCGCGCTTCGTGTCGGTGAGCGGCCGCTGCCAGCTCGTGACCGACAAGGCGATGGCGGCCCAGCTGTGGGATCCGACGCTCAAGGCCTGGTTCCCGGACGGGCTGGAGGACCCGGAGCTGTCGCTGCTGTGCATCACCGTGGAGAAGGCCGAGTACTGGGACACGCCCAACAGCCGCATGGTGCAGCTCATCGGCTTCGTGAAGGCCACGCTCACCGGTGACACATACAAACCGGGAGATCACCAGAAGGTGGATGTTGCGGGGAGTTCCACCCCCTCGATGCACTGA
- a CDS encoding response regulator, with protein sequence MNERLNVLVVDDEYPVLVTAAAILSEDFRVMTATNADAAMKLLSQHTFDVLCTDFNMPGRNGIQLLREATTAQPHLSGVLVTGHREYLEKRDKYDAQGLYYLLIKPYQPSQLVELIHRAAESSRLKRMMSSLSNELGAWKRVL encoded by the coding sequence ATGAACGAGCGGCTCAATGTCCTGGTGGTGGATGACGAGTACCCGGTCCTCGTCACCGCGGCCGCCATTCTCTCCGAGGATTTCCGGGTCATGACGGCCACGAACGCGGACGCGGCGATGAAGCTGCTCTCGCAGCACACGTTCGACGTGCTGTGCACGGACTTCAACATGCCGGGCCGCAACGGCATCCAGCTGTTGCGCGAGGCCACCACCGCCCAGCCGCACCTGTCGGGCGTGCTCGTCACCGGCCACCGCGAGTACCTGGAGAAGCGCGACAAGTATGACGCGCAGGGGCTCTACTACCTGCTCATCAAGCCCTACCAGCCCTCGCAGCTCGTGGAGCTGATCCACCGCGCCGCGGAGTCCTCGCGGCTCAAGCGGATGATGAGCTCGCTGTCGAACGAGCTGGGCGCCTGGAAGCGGGTGCTGTGA
- a CDS encoding phosphatase PAP2 family protein: protein MTSRSSNSAGAKWVPWLITLLGVGQLLFVTAVGRLRWEHLAADLLIVGLAWAGPSARSFLLRGGLALWFTGMLMDNQWLWLSLRGPVHTGDLWDLEHALFPAPGNTTWPAYFATRTHPVLDLLCGFSYAAYIYEVILVALLFFFRKHPRFGYVCWAFLAVNFIGVITYMVYPAAPPWYVMQFGHGPADLLAAPSPAGTARFDALLGINYFAKFYARSPNVFGAMPSLHVAYPVMMTWQLWGLGRAWRVGASAFAALVAFSALYLQHHYILDVVGGVVAALLACALVEFAFSRRESPAIAPAPLLPGGDSRV, encoded by the coding sequence ATGACCTCCCGCTCGTCAAATAGCGCCGGTGCGAAGTGGGTGCCCTGGCTCATCACCCTGTTGGGGGTGGGCCAGCTCCTCTTCGTCACGGCGGTGGGCCGGCTGCGCTGGGAGCACCTCGCGGCGGACCTGTTGATCGTGGGGCTGGCCTGGGCCGGCCCCTCGGCACGGTCCTTCCTGCTGCGAGGGGGCCTGGCGCTCTGGTTCACCGGCATGCTGATGGACAACCAGTGGCTCTGGTTGAGCCTGCGCGGGCCGGTGCACACCGGGGACCTGTGGGACTTGGAGCACGCGCTCTTTCCCGCCCCCGGTAACACCACGTGGCCCGCCTACTTCGCCACCCGCACCCACCCGGTGCTGGACCTGCTGTGCGGCTTCTCCTACGCGGCCTACATCTACGAGGTCATCCTCGTGGCCTTGTTGTTCTTCTTCCGCAAGCACCCGCGCTTTGGCTACGTGTGCTGGGCGTTCCTGGCGGTCAACTTCATCGGGGTCATCACCTACATGGTCTACCCCGCCGCCCCGCCCTGGTACGTCATGCAGTTCGGCCATGGTCCCGCGGACCTCCTGGCCGCCCCCAGCCCGGCTGGAACGGCGCGTTTCGACGCGCTGCTGGGCATCAACTACTTCGCGAAATTCTACGCACGCAGCCCCAACGTCTTCGGTGCCATGCCCTCGCTGCACGTCGCCTACCCCGTGATGATGACCTGGCAGCTGTGGGGCCTGGGGCGGGCGTGGCGCGTGGGGGCCTCGGCCTTCGCGGCCCTGGTGGCCTTCTCGGCACTCTACCTGCAGCACCACTACATTCTGGATGTGGTGGGCGGTGTGGTGGCGGCGCTGCTGGCGTGCGCGTTAGTGGAGTTCGCATTTTCCCGGCGTGAATCTCCGGCCATCGCGCCCGCACCTCTCCTGCCCGGAGGAGACAGCCGTGTTTGA
- a CDS encoding sensor histidine kinase, with translation MSAVQGVPPPEPRLEARTVRLFAQHQQEVWRWVDRLFAGLLAGQWVVAIVLALFVSPYGWAGRSRELHVHVYAAVFLGAALSAFPICLVWLRPGSVLTRHVVAISQLLWSSLLIHLTGGRIETHFHIFGSLAFLAFYRDWPVLLSATGVVVVDHLLRGLFWPESIYGVANRQEWRFLEHAVWVAFIDWVLIRSCVGGRREMWQSAERQAAAELATEREHEKSLALDQALQELRAAQEQAVRVGKLAAVGQLAASVGHELRNPLAAVRNAHSYLAKRLAKPEQAVGDARVPQLLGLMDRELGNCARIISDLLDFARERPLSLQPCPLRPLVEEAVGVVPPRESVRVLNQVPEQLPVPMLDREQFRQVLINLVQNAVEAIPADRPGQVVVRAEGGEGGTLCVRVVDNGEGIPTHVLPHIFEPLFTTKAKGTGLGLAIVASRVERHGGSLHVASERGQGSEFIIQLPVVAAQAA, from the coding sequence ATGAGCGCCGTGCAGGGGGTACCCCCGCCGGAGCCGCGGCTGGAGGCGCGCACCGTCCGGCTCTTCGCCCAGCACCAGCAGGAGGTGTGGCGGTGGGTGGACCGGCTCTTCGCGGGGCTGCTGGCCGGGCAGTGGGTGGTGGCCATCGTGCTGGCGCTCTTCGTCTCGCCGTACGGGTGGGCGGGGCGCTCGCGCGAGCTGCACGTGCACGTGTACGCGGCGGTGTTCCTCGGCGCGGCGCTCAGCGCGTTTCCCATCTGCCTGGTGTGGCTGCGCCCCGGCTCGGTGCTCACCCGGCACGTGGTGGCCATCTCCCAGCTGCTCTGGTCCTCGCTGCTCATCCACCTGACGGGGGGCCGCATCGAGACGCACTTCCACATCTTCGGCTCGCTGGCCTTCCTGGCCTTCTACCGGGACTGGCCCGTGCTGCTGAGCGCCACGGGCGTGGTGGTGGTGGACCACCTGCTGCGCGGCCTGTTCTGGCCCGAGTCCATCTACGGGGTGGCCAACCGCCAGGAGTGGCGCTTCCTGGAGCACGCGGTGTGGGTGGCCTTCATTGACTGGGTGCTCATCCGCTCGTGTGTGGGCGGGCGGCGGGAGATGTGGCAGAGCGCCGAGCGCCAGGCGGCCGCGGAGCTGGCCACGGAGCGCGAGCACGAGAAGTCGCTGGCGCTGGACCAGGCGCTCCAGGAGCTGCGCGCGGCGCAGGAGCAGGCGGTGCGGGTGGGCAAGCTGGCCGCGGTGGGGCAGCTGGCCGCCAGCGTGGGCCACGAGCTGCGCAACCCCCTGGCCGCGGTGCGCAACGCGCACTCCTACCTGGCCAAGCGCCTGGCCAAGCCCGAGCAGGCGGTGGGCGATGCGCGCGTGCCGCAGCTCTTGGGGCTGATGGACCGGGAGCTGGGCAACTGCGCGCGCATCATCTCGGACTTGCTGGACTTCGCGCGCGAGCGCCCGCTGAGCCTCCAGCCCTGCCCCTTGAGGCCATTGGTGGAGGAGGCCGTGGGTGTGGTACCACCCCGGGAGTCCGTGCGCGTCCTCAATCAGGTTCCCGAGCAGTTGCCCGTGCCGATGCTGGACCGGGAGCAGTTCCGCCAGGTGCTCATCAACCTGGTGCAGAACGCGGTGGAGGCCATTCCGGCCGACCGGCCCGGGCAGGTGGTGGTGCGCGCCGAGGGCGGGGAGGGCGGCACGCTGTGCGTGCGCGTGGTGGACAACGGGGAGGGGATTCCCACCCACGTGCTGCCGCACATCTTCGAGCCGCTGTTCACCACCAAGGCCAAGGGCACGGGGCTGGGGCTGGCCATCGTGGCCAGCCGGGTGGAGCGGCACGGGGGAAGCCTGCACGTGGCGAGCGAGCGGGGGCAGGGCAGCGAGTTCATCATCCAGTTGCCGGTGGTGGCGGCCCAGGCCGCCTGA
- a CDS encoding response regulator, giving the protein MSAASILVVDDEESLRITLAANLELEGHQVLEASSGEEALRVVRERPVDVVLTDIRMPGLHGVELHRHLRREHPGLPVVLMTAFAQESLINDALAEGAFTVLPKPFDVEHLLGTLRRAARAPGVLVVDDTQEVAEATVEGLRLCGVSAHAVYDGDAALERVRSGRFDVCVVDLVMPGMTGAEMVERVRGTGLEMGVIAVSGHDVPQMMREVAALGDVACMRKPISVRELAQAIARTRGRPWGGS; this is encoded by the coding sequence GTGAGCGCGGCGAGCATCCTGGTGGTGGACGACGAGGAGTCCCTGCGAATCACCCTGGCGGCCAACCTGGAGCTCGAGGGGCACCAGGTGCTGGAGGCCTCCAGCGGCGAGGAGGCCCTGCGCGTGGTGCGCGAGCGGCCCGTGGACGTGGTGCTCACGGACATCCGCATGCCCGGGTTGCACGGCGTGGAGCTGCACCGCCACTTGCGGCGCGAGCACCCCGGGCTGCCCGTGGTGCTGATGACGGCCTTCGCCCAGGAGAGCCTCATCAACGACGCGCTCGCCGAGGGCGCCTTCACCGTGCTGCCCAAGCCCTTCGACGTGGAGCACCTGCTGGGCACGCTGCGGCGCGCGGCGCGGGCCCCCGGGGTGCTGGTGGTGGATGACACGCAGGAGGTGGCGGAGGCCACCGTGGAGGGCTTGCGCCTGTGCGGGGTGAGCGCGCACGCCGTCTATGACGGGGACGCGGCGCTGGAGCGCGTGCGCTCGGGGCGCTTCGATGTCTGCGTGGTGGACCTGGTGATGCCGGGCATGACGGGCGCGGAGATGGTGGAGCGGGTGCGCGGCACGGGGCTGGAGATGGGCGTCATCGCCGTCTCGGGACACGATGTGCCGCAGATGATGCGGGAGGTGGCCGCGCTCGGAGACGTGGCCTGCATGCGCAAGCCCATCTCCGTGCGCGAGCTGGCCCAGGCCATCGCGCGGACCCGCGGCCGGCCGTGGGGAGGGAGCTGA
- a CDS encoding CARDB domain-containing protein — protein MQRRVGKAVIGMVAMMGAVGCGTPEETAETALAESLQAVAVTDGPDFIVKSVKGPVSMHDGADFTATVTVCNQGTQGGHTDIGLYLSVDAVISVPTNPGPYTDQPAGMEPSDFLEPGACQTLSVPGHASVPSHGAYYLGAVADPLGNFPEIRENNNTRTGNRLGIGASSDLIVSEVTGPTSAQSGEPFTASIRVCNQGTASGSAEVALYLSEDTVISVPSFPSPYSDQFLGMEEVHLGPGVCRTVSVPASVSSVETGAYYLGAVVDPGNTEPEFLEDNNAKAGSRLGLGSRPDFIVSKVTGPTSAELGQPFVASVSVCNQGTEGGETDVALYLSEDKAITASTPEQPGDALVAPPRPAGWLEPGQCRALSLNAYVDGVSAGAYYLGAAVNGHHGSPELIADNNTKVGGRFGVGAGADFVVTQVSGPTSADQFTEFNASVTVCNQGTREGSTQVEVYLSTDTTLTVAHPQGPMSDFLVGWGYVPSMAPGQCQTVAVTQGQVPGDGAYYLGAVVDPGNTYIELVEDNNAKTGGRLGVGDAPDFIVTQVSGPPSSEPGDNLPATLTVCNQGTRSGSTYVDLYLSQDMVIIESPFANEPEDALVASAVVENLPPGMCQTMAVQGNVPFQQSGAAYLGALLNPQSSFPELLLDNNTKVGPQIGFGHGPDFVVTKVTGPARVTPDMPLSASVTVCNQGTRGGHTDVALYLSEDAILTPPSPYRPSWEPQVALQSTHYLEPGGCQVLSMLGDVWLEPGAYYLAALANPQQWDGELIRDNNTKVGKTVSITH, from the coding sequence GTGCAACGACGCGTTGGGAAGGCTGTGATTGGCATGGTGGCCATGATGGGCGCCGTGGGGTGTGGCACGCCGGAGGAGACGGCGGAGACCGCCTTGGCGGAGAGCCTCCAGGCCGTGGCCGTGACGGATGGGCCGGACTTCATCGTGAAGAGCGTGAAGGGGCCCGTGAGCATGCACGACGGTGCGGACTTCACCGCCACGGTGACGGTCTGCAACCAGGGGACCCAGGGGGGCCACACGGACATCGGCCTGTACCTCTCCGTGGATGCGGTCATCAGCGTGCCCACAAACCCGGGGCCCTACACGGATCAGCCCGCGGGGATGGAGCCGTCGGACTTCCTGGAGCCGGGCGCCTGCCAGACGCTGAGCGTGCCAGGGCACGCCTCGGTACCCTCGCATGGGGCGTACTACCTGGGCGCCGTTGCGGATCCGCTCGGAAATTTCCCGGAGATCCGGGAGAACAACAACACCCGGACGGGCAACCGACTGGGCATCGGGGCTTCATCGGACCTCATCGTCTCCGAAGTGACGGGTCCTACCAGCGCACAATCCGGGGAGCCCTTCACGGCGTCCATCCGGGTGTGCAACCAGGGCACCGCGTCGGGGTCCGCCGAGGTAGCGCTCTATCTGTCCGAGGACACGGTCATCTCGGTTCCGTCCTTCCCCAGCCCCTACTCGGATCAATTCCTGGGCATGGAGGAGGTTCACCTGGGGCCGGGGGTGTGCCGGACCGTGTCCGTGCCGGCGTCCGTCTCGTCCGTCGAAACTGGGGCCTACTATCTGGGCGCCGTGGTGGATCCGGGCAATACCGAGCCGGAATTCCTTGAGGACAACAACGCCAAGGCGGGCAGCCGCCTGGGGCTGGGCTCGCGGCCCGATTTCATCGTCTCCAAGGTCACCGGCCCCACCAGCGCCGAGCTGGGCCAGCCCTTCGTGGCCTCGGTGTCGGTGTGCAACCAGGGCACGGAGGGCGGCGAGACAGATGTGGCGCTGTATCTCTCCGAGGACAAGGCCATCACCGCCTCCACCCCGGAGCAGCCGGGCGATGCGCTCGTGGCGCCGCCCCGGCCCGCAGGCTGGCTGGAGCCGGGACAGTGCCGGGCCCTGTCGCTCAACGCCTACGTGGACGGGGTGTCCGCAGGCGCGTATTACCTAGGGGCCGCAGTGAACGGGCACCACGGCTCTCCCGAACTCATCGCGGACAACAACACCAAGGTGGGCGGCCGGTTCGGTGTGGGCGCGGGCGCTGATTTCGTCGTCACGCAGGTGAGTGGGCCTACGAGCGCCGACCAGTTCACGGAATTCAACGCCTCGGTGACGGTGTGCAACCAGGGCACGCGCGAGGGCTCCACGCAGGTGGAGGTATATCTGTCCACGGATACCACCCTCACGGTGGCGCATCCGCAGGGGCCCATGTCGGATTTCCTGGTGGGGTGGGGGTACGTGCCCTCGATGGCGCCGGGGCAGTGCCAGACGGTGGCCGTCACGCAAGGGCAGGTGCCTGGGGACGGCGCGTATTACCTGGGCGCCGTGGTAGATCCGGGGAACACCTACATCGAACTCGTCGAGGACAACAATGCGAAGACGGGTGGCCGGCTGGGGGTGGGCGACGCGCCGGACTTCATCGTGACCCAGGTGAGTGGCCCGCCGAGCAGCGAGCCCGGCGATAACCTCCCCGCCACGCTGACGGTGTGCAACCAGGGCACGCGCAGCGGCAGCACCTACGTGGATCTGTACCTGTCCCAGGACATGGTCATCATCGAGTCTCCTTTCGCGAACGAGCCGGAGGATGCGCTGGTGGCCAGTGCGGTGGTCGAGAACCTCCCGCCCGGCATGTGCCAGACGATGGCCGTGCAGGGCAATGTTCCCTTCCAGCAGAGCGGTGCTGCCTACCTGGGCGCCTTGTTGAATCCGCAATCGAGCTTTCCGGAGCTGCTCCTCGACAACAACACGAAGGTGGGCCCCCAGATAGGCTTTGGCCATGGGCCCGACTTCGTCGTCACCAAGGTGACTGGGCCCGCCCGCGTGACGCCGGACATGCCCCTGTCGGCCTCGGTAACGGTGTGCAACCAGGGCACGCGCGGCGGCCACACCGACGTGGCGCTGTACCTGTCCGAGGATGCCATCCTCACCCCGCCGTCGCCCTACCGGCCGTCGTGGGAGCCGCAGGTGGCGCTCCAGTCCACCCACTACCTCGAGCCAGGTGGCTGCCAGGTGCTGTCCATGCTGGGCGACGTGTGGCTGGAGCCAGGCGCCTACTACCTCGCGGCCCTGGCCAACCCCCAGCAGTGGGACGGCGAGCTGATCCGCGATAACAACACCAAGGTGGGCAAGACCGTCTCCATCACCCACTGA
- a CDS encoding inositol-3-phosphate synthase: MDKKVRAVSKPEGKLAVLLPGLGAVSTTLIAGVELVRQGKGLPVGSLTQMGTARLGKRTDGRTVKLNELVPLTSLNDVVFGAWDIISENAAQVAERSGVLTKEHQELVRPALEKIVPKKGVHNPEFVRRIAANHIKDTKTHRESIEALRQDIRDFKKELGAKRAVMIVCASVETFTGTPAATQSLAALEKALDANDASINPTLLYAYAALKEGVPFANATPNTSVDTPALQELARQENVPVAGRDLKSGQTMMKTVIAPSLKARMLGLEGWFSTNILGNRDGEVLDDPAAFKAKEVTKSGVLDTILQPELYPELYGKVSHKVSIHYYPPRGDAKEGWDNIDIFGWLNYPMQLKINFLCRDSILAAPLVLDIALFMDLAKRLEWKGIQEWMSFYFKSPMAQPGLQPEHDLFIQLTKLKNTLRVVAGEEPITHLGLDYYGDDLPLVK; the protein is encoded by the coding sequence ATGGATAAGAAGGTCAGGGCAGTCTCCAAGCCCGAGGGCAAGCTGGCGGTTCTGCTGCCGGGTCTCGGTGCGGTCTCCACCACGCTCATCGCGGGCGTTGAACTGGTGCGCCAGGGCAAGGGCCTGCCGGTGGGTTCGCTCACCCAGATGGGCACCGCGCGCCTGGGCAAGCGGACCGATGGCCGCACGGTGAAGCTCAACGAGCTGGTGCCCCTCACCTCCTTGAACGACGTCGTGTTCGGCGCCTGGGACATCATCAGCGAGAACGCGGCGCAGGTGGCCGAGCGCTCCGGCGTGCTCACCAAGGAGCACCAGGAGCTGGTGCGCCCCGCCCTGGAGAAGATCGTCCCCAAGAAGGGCGTGCACAACCCCGAGTTCGTGCGCCGCATCGCCGCCAACCACATCAAGGACACCAAGACGCACCGCGAGAGCATCGAGGCGCTGCGCCAGGACATCCGCGACTTCAAGAAGGAGCTCGGGGCCAAGCGCGCGGTGATGATCGTCTGCGCCTCGGTGGAGACCTTCACGGGCACCCCCGCGGCCACGCAGTCGCTCGCGGCGCTGGAGAAGGCGCTGGATGCGAACGACGCGTCCATCAACCCCACGCTGCTCTACGCGTACGCGGCCCTGAAGGAGGGCGTGCCCTTCGCCAACGCCACGCCGAACACCTCGGTGGACACCCCGGCGCTGCAGGAGCTCGCGCGCCAGGAGAACGTGCCGGTGGCGGGCCGCGACCTCAAGAGCGGCCAGACGATGATGAAGACGGTCATCGCCCCCTCGCTCAAGGCGCGCATGCTGGGCCTGGAGGGGTGGTTCTCCACCAACATCCTGGGCAACCGCGACGGCGAGGTGCTGGATGATCCGGCGGCCTTCAAGGCCAAGGAAGTCACCAAGTCGGGCGTGCTGGACACCATCCTGCAGCCGGAGCTCTACCCGGAGCTCTACGGCAAGGTGAGCCACAAGGTCTCCATCCACTACTACCCGCCGCGCGGCGACGCGAAGGAGGGGTGGGACAACATCGACATCTTCGGCTGGCTGAACTACCCCATGCAGCTGAAGATCAACTTCCTGTGCCGCGACTCCATCCTGGCCGCGCCGCTGGTGCTCGACATCGCGCTGTTCATGGACCTGGCCAAGCGCCTGGAGTGGAAGGGCATCCAGGAGTGGATGTCGTTCTACTTCAAGAGCCCGATGGCGCAGCCGGGCCTGCAGCCGGAGCACGACCTGTTCATCCAGCTGACGAAGCTGAAGAACACGCTGCGTGTCGTCGCGGGCGAGGAGCCCATCACCCACCTCGGACTCGACTATTACGGAGATGACCTCCCGCTCGTCAAATAG
- a CDS encoding DUF1579 domain-containing protein codes for MAPRSFEESLAVGGVHHRLGQLAGQYEGTTRLWFEPDRLADESPCRGTLRPVAGGRFLLHEYEGSFQGKPLSGMAFIAYHLDMDRYEVAWLDSFHTGTSLMFSTGAGPSPGLSVLGSYRAPEGPPWGWRTEIHQPGADGLIITHYNIPPEGQGPEAKAVEMVYRRVAAR; via the coding sequence ATGGCCCCGCGTTCTTTCGAGGAGTCCCTGGCGGTGGGCGGTGTCCACCACCGGCTCGGCCAGCTCGCAGGCCAGTACGAGGGCACGACGCGGCTGTGGTTCGAGCCGGACCGGCTGGCCGATGAGTCCCCGTGCCGCGGCACCCTGCGCCCCGTGGCCGGGGGAAGGTTCCTGCTGCACGAGTACGAGGGCTCGTTCCAGGGCAAGCCGCTCTCCGGCATGGCCTTCATCGCCTACCACCTGGACATGGACCGCTACGAGGTGGCGTGGCTCGACAGCTTCCACACCGGCACCTCGCTGATGTTCTCCACGGGGGCAGGGCCCAGCCCGGGGCTCTCCGTGCTGGGCAGCTACCGGGCGCCCGAGGGGCCGCCGTGGGGCTGGCGCACGGAGATTCACCAGCCCGGCGCGGATGGGCTCATCATCACCCACTACAACATTCCTCCCGAGGGCCAGGGGCCGGAGGCCAAGGCCGTGGAGATGGTGTACCGCCGCGTGGCCGCCCGCTGA
- a CDS encoding RedB protein produces the protein MERGRAPARTRWVLAVLGVAWGGAVLGGMTALARYSNTAGPLAETPSRLPEASALRAAPGRFLLVMLAHPMCPCTRASLAELEAVMAHAGGRADAHVLFLRPERAEAEWEQGALWQRAAAIPGVTVHKDAGGVEAQRFGATTSGHVVLFDAAGRLRFSGGITGSRGHEGHNAGRAAVEALLREEAGRERHPVYGCALEDAAPLVAGGPTP, from the coding sequence ATGGAGCGGGGAAGGGCTCCGGCGCGCACGCGGTGGGTGCTCGCCGTGCTGGGCGTGGCGTGGGGCGGGGCGGTGCTGGGCGGGATGACGGCGCTGGCGCGCTACTCGAACACCGCGGGGCCCCTGGCCGAGACGCCTTCGCGCCTTCCCGAGGCCAGCGCGCTGCGCGCCGCGCCGGGCCGCTTCCTGCTGGTGATGCTGGCGCACCCGATGTGCCCGTGCACCCGCGCGAGCCTGGCGGAGCTGGAGGCGGTGATGGCGCACGCGGGCGGGCGCGCGGACGCGCACGTGCTCTTCCTGCGCCCCGAGCGCGCGGAGGCCGAGTGGGAGCAGGGCGCGCTGTGGCAGCGCGCCGCGGCCATCCCCGGCGTCACCGTGCACAAGGACGCAGGGGGCGTGGAGGCCCAGCGCTTCGGGGCCACCACCTCGGGCCACGTGGTGCTCTTCGATGCGGCCGGGCGCCTGCGCTTCAGCGGCGGCATCACCGGCTCGCGGGGCCACGAGGGCCACAACGCCGGCCGGGCCGCCGTCGAGGCGCTGCTGCGCGAGGAAGCGGGCCGGGAGCGGCACCCCGTCTACGGCTGTGCCCTGGAGGATGCCGCGCCGCTCGTCGCCGGAGGCCCCACGCCATGA